One Silene latifolia isolate original U9 population chromosome 4, ASM4854445v1, whole genome shotgun sequence DNA segment encodes these proteins:
- the LOC141651066 gene encoding cytochrome P450 94A2-like, which yields MTYLHAALSETMRLYPPVPADLKYAAENDVLPDGTKVKKGSIVGYFAQSMGWSEKLWGKDWSEYRPERWLTVEVTADKKRRFVPRDAYSYPVFMAGPRICLGKEMAYLQMKSVVAAVLSRFTIVPEVADGFEPVYFIETVAIMHGGFPVRVHEKVDHGK from the coding sequence ATGACGTACTTACACGCGGCGTTAAGCGAGACGATGAGATTATACCCGCCCGTGCCAGCGGACCTAAAATACGCCGCGGAAAATGACGTGTTACCTGATGGAACTAAGGTTAAGAAGGGTTCAATTGTCGGATATTTTGCACAATCGATGGGGTGGTCGGAGAAGTTGTGGGGGAAAGACTGGTCGGAGTACCGCCCTGAGCGGTGGCTTACGGTGGAGGTTACGGCTGATAAGAAGCGGCGGTTTGTGCCTCGTGATGCGTATTCTTACCCGGTGTTTATGGCGGGGCCTAGGATTTGTTTAGGTAAGGAGATGGCGTATTTGCAAATGAAGAGTGTCGTCGCTGCGGTGTTGAGCCGGTTTACGATTGTTCCTGAGGTGGCGGATGGGTTTGAACCGGTTTATTTTATTGAGACTGTTGCAATTATGCATGGTGGGTTTCCTGTTAGGGTTCATGAGAAGGTTGATCATGGGAAGTAA